A portion of the Avibacterium sp. 20-132 genome contains these proteins:
- the rnc gene encoding ribonuclease III — MTKNLDRLQRNIGYQFQDINWLKQALTHRSAAKNHNERLEFLGDAILNYTIANALYQQFPQCNEGELTRMRATLVREPTLAQLAKEFELGEYMLLGSGELKSGGFRRASILADCMEAIIGAISLDRDLATSTEVTHLWYQRLLREIKPGENQKDPKTRLQEYLQADHLPLPSYNVVNIRGEAHNQTFTVECRVENVKKIDRTFIGVGSSRRKAEQAAAQQILKILDIK, encoded by the coding sequence ATGACAAAAAACTTAGATCGCTTACAGCGTAACATCGGCTATCAATTCCAAGATATCAATTGGCTCAAACAAGCACTAACTCACCGAAGTGCCGCAAAAAACCATAATGAACGCTTGGAATTTTTAGGTGATGCAATTTTGAACTACACTATCGCCAATGCTTTATATCAACAGTTTCCTCAATGCAATGAAGGCGAACTCACACGTATGCGTGCAACTCTTGTGCGTGAACCAACGTTGGCTCAACTCGCCAAAGAATTTGAATTAGGCGAGTATATGCTATTAGGCTCTGGCGAGTTAAAAAGCGGCGGTTTTCGTCGAGCCTCTATCCTTGCTGATTGTATGGAAGCGATTATTGGGGCAATTTCACTCGATCGCGATCTTGCCACAAGCACCGAAGTAACACATTTATGGTATCAACGATTATTACGCGAGATTAAGCCGGGTGAAAATCAGAAAGATCCAAAAACTCGCTTACAAGAATATTTGCAAGCAGATCATCTGCCACTTCCTAGCTACAATGTCGTCAATATCAGAGGTGAAGCACATAATCAAACTTTCACCGTTGAATGCCGTGTGGAAAACGTAAAAAAAATTGACCGCACTTTTATTGGCGTTGGTTCTAGCCGTCGCAAAGCCGAACAAGCTGCCGCACAACAAATCTTAAAAATATTGGATATAAAATGA
- the era gene encoding GTPase Era has product MTQTTEHQHEHPTYCGFIAIVGRPNVGKSTLLNKILGQKISITSRKAQTTRHRIVGIHTEGAYQAIYVDTPGLHIEEKRAINRLMNRAASSAIGDVDLIIFVVDGTHWNDDDEMVLNKLRRAKAPVVLAINKIDNIKDKEALLPFITEISQKFDFKAIIPISAQRGNNVQELEKIVRQSLRQGVHHFPEDYVTDRSQRFMASEIIREKLMRFMGEELPYSVTVEIEQFKTNERGTYEINGLILVEREGQKKMVIGNKGQKIKVIGTEARADMERLFDNKVHLELWVKVKSGWADDERALRSLGYMEE; this is encoded by the coding sequence ATGACACAAACAACAGAACATCAGCACGAACATCCCACTTATTGTGGATTTATTGCTATCGTAGGGCGTCCAAATGTTGGAAAATCAACCTTATTAAATAAAATCTTAGGGCAAAAGATTTCCATTACTTCAAGAAAAGCACAAACAACACGTCATCGTATTGTGGGAATTCACACTGAAGGCGCTTATCAAGCTATCTATGTTGATACCCCCGGATTACATATTGAAGAAAAACGTGCAATTAACCGCTTAATGAACCGAGCAGCAAGCAGTGCAATTGGCGATGTGGATTTAATTATCTTTGTGGTAGATGGCACGCACTGGAACGACGATGATGAAATGGTATTGAATAAACTTCGCCGAGCTAAAGCGCCAGTGGTGTTAGCGATAAACAAAATTGACAACATCAAAGATAAAGAAGCCTTGTTGCCTTTCATTACAGAAATCAGCCAAAAATTTGACTTTAAAGCCATTATTCCTATTTCTGCACAACGTGGCAATAACGTACAAGAACTAGAGAAAATTGTACGCCAATCATTACGTCAAGGAGTTCATCACTTCCCTGAAGATTACGTTACCGACCGCTCGCAACGCTTTATGGCATCAGAAATCATTCGTGAAAAATTAATGCGCTTTATGGGCGAAGAACTTCCTTATTCGGTTACAGTAGAAATTGAACAATTCAAAACAAATGAACGTGGCACTTATGAAATCAATGGACTCATCCTCGTTGAGCGAGAAGGTCAGAAAAAAATGGTGATTGGAAATAAGGGACAAAAAATCAAAGTCATTGGCACAGAAGCGCGTGCTGATATGGAACGTTTATTTGACAACAAAGTGCATCTAGAACTTTGGGTGAAAGTAAAATCCGGCTGGGCTGATGATGAAAGAGCATTGCGTAGTCTAGGATATATGGAAGAGTAA